In the genome of uncultured Pseudomonas sp., the window GTGCTGCTACCGCTGGCGTGCCTGCTCGATGTCAGCCGCAGTGAGCGCCTGCTGCTGATGATCGTGCCGCTGCTCTCGTTGATCGTCGAGCTGCTTAACTCCGCCATCGAAGCCACCGTAGACCGCATCTCCCTGAGCATCCATCCACTGTCCAAACAAGCCAAAGACATGGGCAGCGCCGCGCAGTTTATCGCCCTGTTGCTGATCGGGCTGACCTGGGGCGTGATCGTGCTTTGAGCTCAATTGCCGCCGAGCGCCGCGCAACCAAGACTTTCCGTCAACGTCAGCGCAAGGCGGCGATCCTTATGGCCGGACATCGCACAACCCCGCGCCGAGTGAACTCT includes:
- a CDS encoding diacylglycerol kinase, with the translated sequence MSGKPTADTHDALSLKGRTGLRRILDAGGYSLMGLQAAYRGEAAFRQLLLLNAVLLPLACLLDVSRSERLLLMIVPLLSLIVELLNSAIEATVDRISLSIHPLSKQAKDMGSAAQFIALLLIGLTWGVIVL